One window from the genome of Sulfodiicoccus acidiphilus encodes:
- a CDS encoding DNA double-strand break repair nuclease NurA, translated as MDSSDLLALIRDDLARYLTDVGRGEDFEANDGSLVNSLTASLMEPQPRELGSVTAVDGSSRSLTYSYGVVSLASVAAASNKRPVVGIYPTFLGSPSLPLRAPFIAVASSSPKRGEGIERYLSPYMDRTPSGKVLDSLAEPEVVESLLRASLESVALGVVNDQLVLVDGPLLPSYVRLPEEDRSLINRTRLRYLDSKKVGVVKRLEKSTVLRSALSGVREETIRVMGLDPTKFASDQALLLHWARFCLQPPYSTTVVGPVEREEYGTKVYSYYLLRPYHPFVPRFSLLRVESLIPSKDPVDIVAAMPLTGDGVPSVLALADRVAKAVSLHLERHVTSTLEETGLQLSYSSALEVRVP; from the coding sequence ATGGATAGCAGCGACCTGCTAGCCCTCATACGCGACGATCTAGCGAGGTATTTAACTGACGTCGGTAGAGGAGAGGACTTCGAAGCAAACGACGGCTCGCTAGTCAATTCACTTACCGCCTCGCTTATGGAACCTCAACCTCGCGAACTTGGTTCCGTAACTGCTGTAGACGGAAGTAGTAGGTCGCTGACCTACAGCTATGGGGTGGTCTCCTTGGCCTCTGTTGCAGCTGCTTCAAATAAGAGGCCTGTAGTTGGGATATACCCAACATTTCTAGGCTCTCCGTCTCTCCCCTTACGCGCTCCCTTTATTGCCGTGGCCTCGTCCTCGCCGAAAAGGGGGGAGGGGATCGAGAGGTACCTGAGTCCTTACATGGACAGGACTCCATCTGGGAAGGTGCTTGACTCTCTCGCTGAGCCCGAGGTCGTGGAGTCCCTCCTAAGGGCCTCTCTAGAATCGGTGGCCCTGGGGGTAGTTAACGATCAGCTGGTGTTGGTAGACGGACCTCTACTTCCCTCATACGTTCGACTCCCAGAGGAAGATAGGAGCCTGATAAACAGGACTCGGCTTAGATACCTCGATTCGAAGAAGGTGGGAGTCGTCAAGAGACTCGAGAAGTCGACGGTGTTAAGATCTGCCCTCTCTGGGGTAAGGGAAGAGACCATCAGGGTTATGGGGTTGGACCCCACTAAATTCGCCTCGGATCAGGCCCTCTTACTTCACTGGGCTAGGTTTTGCCTCCAGCCTCCCTATTCCACCACAGTCGTGGGTCCAGTCGAAAGGGAAGAATACGGAACCAAGGTGTACAGCTACTACCTTCTCAGGCCGTACCATCCCTTTGTCCCTAGGTTCTCGTTACTTAGAGTTGAGTCCTTGATCCCCTCTAAGGACCCAGTAGACATTGTTGCAGCCATGCCCTTAACTGGTGATGGCGTCCCCTCCGTGTTGGCGTTAGCAGATAGAGTGGCGAAAGCGGTTAGTCTGCACTTGGAGAGACACGTGACATCTACCTTAGAGGAGACAGGACTCCAGCTCTCCTATTCTAGCGCCTTGGAAGTGAGGGTGCCTTGA
- a CDS encoding aldo/keto reductase codes for MRLGKLVRENRNKLVITEKTMERSREGAWRELKTSLERLGANYFDAYQFHAVGSLEELDAIFSDNGAMKAFLEAKDMGLIKHIGITAHKDMRVVMEALKRFDFDTILIPVTPISLVHPTPENDFRPLLKIARDRDVGVIAIKAVAKGRWDGEPHHYQTWYHPFDDEESMEVGMRFALSQEGVATYPMACDVRLWPKILKIGESFRRMSDEEQRKAVEYVKARGASPLFPEPAQ; via the coding sequence TTGAGGTTAGGTAAGCTAGTCAGAGAAAATCGAAATAAGCTAGTGATCACTGAAAAAACCATGGAGAGGTCTAGAGAGGGTGCGTGGAGGGAACTGAAAACGTCGTTGGAGAGGTTGGGAGCGAACTATTTCGATGCATATCAGTTCCACGCTGTTGGTTCCCTCGAGGAGCTAGACGCTATCTTCTCGGACAACGGCGCCATGAAGGCTTTCCTAGAAGCGAAGGACATGGGCCTCATCAAACACATCGGGATCACGGCCCACAAGGACATGAGGGTCGTGATGGAGGCGCTGAAGAGGTTCGACTTCGACACGATCCTTATACCTGTAACGCCGATAAGTCTAGTTCACCCAACTCCGGAGAACGACTTCAGGCCGTTGCTGAAGATCGCCAGGGACAGAGACGTGGGAGTGATAGCGATAAAGGCCGTGGCCAAAGGTAGATGGGACGGCGAACCTCATCACTACCAGACTTGGTACCACCCTTTCGACGACGAAGAGTCTATGGAGGTGGGAATGAGATTTGCCTTGTCTCAGGAAGGAGTAGCCACGTATCCCATGGCTTGTGACGTTAGGCTCTGGCCCAAGATCCTGAAGATCGGCGAGTCCTTTAGGAGGATGAGCGATGAGGAGCAGAGGAAGGCAGTGGAGTACGTTAAGGCTCGAGGAGCGAGCCCTTTATTCCCAGAACCCGCTCAATGA
- a CDS encoding DoxX family membrane protein — protein MSQVAGLSVSIGLLLFRLLYAFSLIPHSFSKLNRTGNRQMKDFMKQIGIHPVFVDLSMLTELLGGLLVLIGTLNLLVSVVLIIFFVGTIVASLTKMKKPMASGTGLGVDLDLLFLAGALLLLFTGPGTISLLQGPTLSSLIG, from the coding sequence ATGAGTCAGGTAGCTGGACTCTCGGTTTCAATCGGACTCCTTCTGTTCAGGCTTCTATACGCTTTTTCCCTCATTCCCCACTCCTTTTCCAAGTTAAATAGGACTGGGAACAGGCAGATGAAGGACTTCATGAAGCAGATAGGGATCCATCCAGTCTTCGTTGACCTGTCGATGCTAACCGAACTCTTAGGAGGGTTGCTGGTGTTGATCGGGACCCTGAACTTGCTGGTTAGCGTAGTCTTGATCATCTTCTTTGTGGGAACCATAGTCGCAAGTTTAACTAAGATGAAGAAACCTATGGCCAGCGGAACCGGGCTTGGGGTAGACCTGGATCTCCTCTTCCTAGCTGGTGCCCTATTGCTTCTATTCACGGGGCCTGGAACAATCTCCCTACTGCAAGGGCCCACTCTCTCCTCCTTGATAGGGTGA
- a CDS encoding NAD(P)/FAD-dependent oxidoreductase: protein MKRIIVAGAGIGGTIVANRLSDRLRNEIDSGEVEIVSLDRSDKHIYQPGQLFVGMGLEDASEIVRDEKSLLSRRVKFLSGKAGEMVRIDVNEHTILTADGKSHKYDYLVLSTGSHNDWDMVPGLKDVLQTAWDYERAMKMREAVSSFQGGTVVINVARLPHKCPVGPLENTLMFDDLMRRRGLREKTRIIYTYPVQGVFGIPNVNKVMLKIFEERGIEVISPFTVKSVDPKERVIESNEGEKIKFDLLMGVPPAMGAKVIGDSGIGDRRNWVPTDKFTLQMKDHSDVYVMGDTTDIPISKAGSTADFESYVVTHNLVNDIRGNLGKRSYDGSVFCYIATGIDSATYIRFNYNNPPVPPPPSYVHWWGKIMYNNAYWTVTAKAIV, encoded by the coding sequence GTGAAGAGGATCATAGTAGCGGGGGCGGGGATTGGAGGAACCATAGTAGCGAACAGGCTGTCAGACAGACTCCGGAACGAGATAGACTCTGGTGAGGTTGAGATAGTTTCCTTGGATAGGTCTGACAAGCACATCTACCAACCTGGACAACTCTTCGTGGGAATGGGGCTAGAAGATGCCTCGGAGATTGTGAGGGACGAGAAGTCCCTTCTCTCGAGAAGGGTGAAGTTCCTTTCGGGGAAGGCTGGAGAAATGGTGAGGATAGATGTAAACGAGCACACCATCCTCACAGCCGATGGGAAGTCTCACAAGTACGACTACCTCGTGCTCTCGACAGGATCACACAACGACTGGGACATGGTACCGGGGCTAAAGGATGTCCTCCAGACAGCGTGGGACTACGAGAGGGCCATGAAGATGAGGGAAGCGGTATCCTCCTTCCAAGGTGGGACTGTCGTGATAAATGTTGCTAGGTTACCCCACAAGTGCCCAGTGGGACCGTTAGAGAACACACTCATGTTCGACGATCTGATGAGAAGGAGGGGATTGAGGGAGAAGACGAGGATAATCTACACATACCCGGTGCAGGGTGTATTCGGGATTCCCAACGTGAACAAGGTCATGCTGAAGATATTTGAGGAGAGAGGAATAGAGGTAATTTCGCCCTTCACGGTGAAGTCGGTCGACCCAAAGGAGAGAGTGATAGAGTCTAACGAGGGAGAGAAAATTAAGTTCGACCTACTGATGGGAGTTCCACCTGCCATGGGCGCTAAGGTCATCGGAGACTCAGGTATAGGGGATAGGAGGAACTGGGTACCCACCGACAAGTTCACACTACAAATGAAGGACCATTCAGACGTTTACGTCATGGGGGATACCACAGACATACCTATATCAAAAGCAGGGTCCACCGCGGACTTCGAGTCTTACGTGGTAACCCACAACCTAGTTAATGACATCAGAGGTAACTTGGGAAAGAGAAGCTACGATGGTTCTGTGTTCTGCTACATAGCAACCGGCATAGACAGCGCTACCTACATAAGATTCAATTACAACAACCCACCCGTCCCTCCGCCACCTTCTTACGTCCACTGGTGGGGGAAGATTATGTATAATAATGCCTACTGGACTGTGACGGCGAAGGCGATAGTATGA
- a CDS encoding FAD-dependent oxidoreductase codes for MSLRKVVVLGGGAAGMSAASRVRKLLPNTEVEVFERTYMVSHAPCAVPYFVEGLFSDTSLFMTYTPQFFEEKRKIKVNVGTEVEELDLKNRTVKVRKEGYARSVEYDTLIVALGARPKMPFRGLRVFAAHHPFHAMELREALWAASTVAVVGAGILGLEMAEALVERGKKVYLIHRGKYPLSRTVDQEIGEVIGQRVRESGVDFRPGEALKSVDEEGKIVVTDGGKYRVDATVLAVGVEPDVTLVKGKLPIGPTGALVVDQHMRTAHPDVYGAGDVAESKNLITGAPDWQPFAPVANKMGYVAGSNVGGMEMVFPGTVGTVVTKFKDLVIAKVGLTELEAKRAGLRTITSFVKAKTRARYYPGGKDIFVKLVAAEDGRVLGAQVAGGEEVLGRVNTVAAALEARMTVEQLFFVEMGYLPAVSVVWDPIVIAARQIMESR; via the coding sequence ATGTCTCTCAGAAAGGTGGTGGTGCTGGGTGGCGGAGCCGCCGGCATGAGTGCCGCGTCTAGAGTTAGGAAGCTACTCCCTAACACCGAGGTAGAGGTCTTCGAAAGAACCTATATGGTCAGCCACGCTCCTTGTGCGGTGCCATACTTCGTGGAAGGCCTCTTTTCCGACACCTCCCTCTTTATGACTTACACACCTCAGTTCTTTGAGGAGAAAAGGAAGATCAAGGTTAATGTGGGAACCGAGGTTGAGGAGTTAGATCTGAAGAACAGAACAGTTAAGGTCAGGAAGGAGGGGTACGCTAGGAGTGTCGAGTACGACACTCTAATAGTGGCCTTGGGGGCTAGGCCTAAGATGCCATTTAGAGGTTTGAGGGTCTTCGCCGCACACCACCCGTTCCACGCAATGGAATTAAGAGAGGCCCTTTGGGCTGCATCTACAGTCGCCGTAGTTGGTGCAGGGATCTTGGGACTAGAGATGGCGGAGGCCCTGGTCGAGAGGGGAAAGAAGGTGTACCTGATCCACAGGGGGAAGTATCCGTTAAGTAGGACCGTAGATCAGGAGATAGGGGAAGTTATAGGCCAAAGGGTGAGGGAGTCTGGTGTAGACTTTAGGCCGGGAGAAGCGTTGAAGTCGGTGGACGAAGAAGGGAAGATCGTTGTCACTGACGGTGGAAAGTATAGAGTTGACGCAACTGTTTTGGCTGTAGGAGTGGAACCTGACGTGACCTTAGTGAAGGGCAAGCTCCCCATAGGCCCTACTGGAGCCCTCGTTGTTGACCAGCACATGCGAACTGCTCACCCTGACGTCTATGGTGCTGGGGACGTAGCAGAATCTAAGAACTTGATCACGGGTGCTCCCGATTGGCAACCGTTCGCTCCCGTGGCTAATAAGATGGGTTACGTGGCAGGAAGCAACGTCGGTGGGATGGAAATGGTGTTCCCAGGGACAGTGGGGACCGTGGTGACCAAATTCAAGGACCTGGTGATAGCGAAGGTGGGGCTTACCGAGTTAGAGGCGAAAAGGGCTGGGCTGAGGACCATTACCTCCTTCGTCAAGGCCAAGACTAGGGCTAGGTACTACCCTGGGGGGAAAGATATTTTCGTGAAGTTAGTAGCTGCAGAGGATGGAAGGGTCCTCGGTGCTCAGGTGGCGGGAGGTGAGGAGGTATTGGGGAGGGTGAACACCGTTGCAGCCGCCTTGGAAGCCAGGATGACTGTGGAGCAACTGTTCTTCGTGGAGATGGGTTACCTTCCTGCAGTCTCCGTGGTCTGGGACCCAATCGTTATAGCAGCTAGGCAAATCATGGAGTCTCGCTAG
- the larE gene encoding ATP-dependent sacrificial sulfur transferase LarE, with the protein MESDVNSKLDELLKWFERNCQGRAIVALSGGVDSSLVVYGASKTLGRERVLAVTTKSQINLDEDLLWAERVASSVGVEHVVIETDELKYENFRSNPPNRCYFCKDNLYSIMVKIKGPTDTLLDGLNASDLRVHRPGFLAKRKYQVRSPLAEVGLTKEDVRGLAKVLGLPNWDRPSESCLASRVPYGEEVTREKLARIREAEVAVKELSNVSVVRVRSHGELARIEVPKEEMFKLFERDTFSKVADRLEGLGFTYVTIDLRGYRSGSLDLVLRRKVIPLEGDRTSQHLI; encoded by the coding sequence ATGGAGAGTGACGTCAATAGCAAACTGGATGAGCTGCTTAAATGGTTCGAGAGAAACTGCCAAGGCAGGGCCATAGTTGCCCTATCTGGGGGAGTAGACAGCTCTTTGGTGGTTTACGGGGCTTCCAAGACGCTTGGGAGGGAAAGGGTCTTAGCTGTGACGACGAAGTCCCAGATTAACCTAGACGAGGACCTCCTGTGGGCTGAGAGGGTGGCCTCCTCTGTAGGAGTTGAGCACGTAGTAATTGAGACGGACGAGTTAAAATATGAAAACTTCAGGAGCAATCCGCCAAACCGGTGTTACTTCTGTAAGGACAACCTTTACAGCATAATGGTTAAAATCAAAGGTCCCACCGATACTCTGTTAGACGGACTTAATGCGTCGGACCTCAGGGTTCACAGACCAGGCTTTCTAGCGAAGAGAAAATATCAAGTGAGGAGTCCTCTAGCTGAGGTCGGACTCACTAAGGAGGATGTGAGGGGGTTAGCAAAGGTGCTCGGTCTCCCCAATTGGGACAGACCGTCAGAGTCCTGTCTAGCCTCAAGAGTCCCATACGGGGAAGAGGTAACTCGTGAGAAGTTGGCGAGAATTCGAGAAGCGGAAGTGGCAGTAAAGGAGCTCAGTAACGTCAGCGTCGTGAGGGTCAGGTCCCACGGTGAACTGGCTAGGATTGAGGTTCCAAAGGAAGAGATGTTCAAATTGTTCGAAAGGGACACTTTCTCCAAGGTAGCTGATAGACTAGAAGGGTTGGGCTTTACGTATGTGACGATTGACTTGAGGGGATACAGGAGCGGTAGCTTGGACTTAGTTCTCCGGAGAAAGGTAATTCCACTCGAGGGGGATCGGACATCTCAACATTTAATTTAG
- a CDS encoding MBL fold metallo-hydrolase, translated as MERIELPMPGPLKYVNSYLFAADEGLGLIDFGMPTEEAWGSLKSALRGRKVVWASFTHHHVDHSGNWRKVRKDLGVSFTLMDRELKEIEELSRPSFGRELSSFFAENGALRDLAEYASTISTRYSALYEGLEVEETLRDGETVKLGDIEVTPLWTPGHTPGHTCFLVGDSLLSGDHVLWSVTPNVSSMREDDDPLGDYLQSLRRVDHLSISLVLPAHGPPFHDLRTRIGQLISHHNTRLKEVLAALKRGPLSAQDVASSISWYRPWDNLSAFDKFMAFGETVSHLHRLEKSGLVERILQNGVVRYRVLS; from the coding sequence ATGGAGAGAATCGAGCTCCCCATGCCGGGACCACTTAAGTACGTGAACTCGTACCTCTTTGCAGCGGATGAGGGATTAGGTCTGATAGATTTCGGTATGCCCACGGAAGAGGCTTGGGGATCTCTCAAGTCCGCACTCAGGGGAAGAAAGGTCGTCTGGGCTTCATTCACTCACCATCACGTTGACCACTCTGGTAACTGGCGGAAAGTCAGAAAGGACCTGGGAGTCTCCTTTACCCTAATGGACAGGGAACTTAAGGAGATAGAGGAGCTCTCAAGGCCGTCCTTTGGAAGAGAACTTTCGTCCTTTTTCGCCGAAAACGGGGCCCTTAGGGACTTGGCGGAGTACGCGTCCACCATCTCTACTAGGTACTCCGCCCTCTATGAAGGCCTGGAAGTAGAAGAGACCTTGAGGGATGGGGAAACAGTCAAATTAGGTGACATTGAGGTAACACCCCTGTGGACGCCAGGTCACACCCCTGGACATACGTGTTTCTTGGTAGGGGACTCCTTACTCTCTGGAGATCACGTGCTTTGGAGTGTGACACCTAACGTGTCCTCAATGAGAGAGGACGACGATCCTTTAGGTGATTACCTGCAGAGTCTAAGGAGAGTTGACCACCTCTCGATCTCACTGGTTCTTCCAGCTCATGGCCCACCCTTCCATGACCTCAGAACAAGGATAGGGCAACTAATCTCTCATCACAACACAAGGCTCAAGGAAGTCCTCGCCGCACTTAAGAGGGGCCCTCTCAGCGCTCAAGACGTGGCGTCTTCCATATCGTGGTATCGCCCTTGGGACAATCTCTCTGCGTTCGATAAGTTCATGGCGTTCGGGGAGACTGTGTCTCACCTACACAGGCTAGAGAAATCTGGACTGGTTGAACGTATTCTTCAAAATGGAGTAGTAAGGTATAGAGTTCTAAGTTAG
- a CDS encoding DUF1641 domain-containing protein yields MESLDLDKVMSKIDDKKLQEIADLLDELSTVNETLDKLREMKESGTLDALINFSYGLKSLRDLLNEDAVRNLSRYASNLLEFASSVDDETVQSWKRMASDIRVVEKLLARLNELNNNGTLDTLLEMAYWLKSLRDLLNEDAVRNLSEKVSSLLEVSSEMSELLKQGWLSKLNEVLSSQEIRDAVKDPPRVGLSGLIRMLSDPDVQKGMGIAMSILKAIGKRTGQQS; encoded by the coding sequence ATGGAGTCGCTGGATTTAGATAAGGTAATGTCTAAAATAGATGATAAGAAGCTCCAGGAAATAGCGGACCTGTTGGACGAGCTCTCGACAGTGAACGAAACCCTAGACAAACTCAGGGAAATGAAGGAGAGTGGAACTCTCGACGCCCTGATAAACTTCTCTTACGGGCTGAAGTCCCTCAGGGACCTGTTGAACGAGGACGCAGTGAGGAACCTCTCCAGATATGCCTCGAACCTACTGGAGTTCGCGTCGTCAGTGGATGACGAGACTGTGCAGAGCTGGAAGCGGATGGCCTCCGACATCAGGGTAGTTGAGAAGCTGTTAGCTAGGCTCAACGAACTCAATAACAACGGGACATTGGACACTTTGCTCGAAATGGCCTACTGGCTGAAGTCCCTCAGGGACCTGTTGAACGAGGACGCAGTGAGGAACCTCTCCGAGAAGGTCTCCTCGCTCCTAGAAGTGAGCTCGGAGATGTCCGAGCTTCTGAAACAGGGGTGGCTCTCTAAGCTAAACGAGGTGTTAAGTAGTCAGGAAATAAGGGATGCAGTAAAGGATCCACCGAGGGTGGGACTGAGTGGTCTCATAAGGATGCTCTCTGATCCTGACGTGCAGAAAGGGATGGGAATAGCGATGTCTATACTCAAGGCCATAGGGAAGAGGACAGGCCAGCAGAGCTAG
- a CDS encoding ATP-binding protein: MTPQDAYSLVKERFKLARTLAVSNSQTGEVVGRVSRVSPVEVDENEFVINVVVDHEVYYKYPFLGRLGVLLAAVDIRTLSVVLMRAVGYQRKDANVVAVTSKDVAEVLEGDSEEPGGLLTNVIVKCRPLTRVDVLDHNAVEVGDLVVEPQSPVVLPKAWLVEQALSLNRGSVKLGVLHESYSAGQEVVVSVDVSDLNYHALVLGTTGAGKTSFIKDLLSSLYISQPEDRAFVLDATGDYYNSFLPPDGRTNFERWVGRMNSIEMTVVYPITRAWLRRFAKGTTLSMITSSYYDLYVRSLVSYVQSKGREIKVVVEGNKIRVVSSDWRAEVKLIPFFFRFSTVRSVLPRLNPYFSEQASHFLRIALRELRPKSLKELIELLDKSDLMDRLQVHRSTRENIMRGLHSLHETGLFDLRAERLPLSQADGRLVVFDLYNLEADDFSQKVLAYYFLDRLFSKREQEVREGRVSGRYLVVIDEAHRFFPSSRGGDNDIYYVSHVAGKVSQMMRLGRRRKVGFIFATHAPEDLNETVVELSNTKVLFRMDRGTAESLGLSKQEAWELSLEQNGVAYLLSPWLREGRIKMRVPIPPPLGHYDLSRT, from the coding sequence TTGACTCCCCAGGACGCCTACTCCCTGGTGAAGGAGAGGTTCAAACTCGCCAGAACGCTTGCCGTATCCAACAGCCAGACGGGTGAGGTAGTAGGAAGGGTCTCGAGGGTATCCCCAGTGGAGGTAGATGAGAACGAGTTCGTCATCAACGTAGTAGTAGATCACGAAGTCTACTACAAGTACCCGTTTCTTGGGAGACTCGGGGTGTTGCTGGCAGCCGTCGACATAAGGACGCTGAGCGTAGTCCTTATGAGGGCGGTGGGCTACCAGAGGAAGGACGCTAACGTAGTTGCCGTGACTTCCAAGGACGTGGCCGAGGTGTTGGAAGGTGATAGCGAGGAGCCTGGAGGTCTACTCACTAACGTGATCGTGAAGTGCCGACCGTTAACGAGAGTTGATGTCCTCGATCACAATGCTGTGGAAGTGGGAGACCTCGTGGTTGAACCACAGTCTCCTGTCGTGCTACCTAAAGCTTGGTTAGTTGAGCAGGCGCTTTCCTTGAACAGGGGATCAGTGAAGCTAGGAGTCCTCCACGAGTCCTACTCGGCGGGGCAGGAAGTAGTCGTGTCCGTTGACGTAAGCGACCTCAACTATCACGCTCTAGTGCTAGGAACGACGGGTGCTGGGAAGACGTCCTTCATAAAGGACCTCCTCTCGTCCCTCTATATTTCCCAACCTGAAGACAGGGCATTTGTGCTTGATGCCACTGGAGATTATTACAATTCCTTCCTGCCTCCTGACGGGAGAACGAACTTCGAGAGGTGGGTGGGAAGGATGAACTCGATAGAAATGACAGTAGTGTACCCTATAACGAGGGCGTGGTTGAGGAGGTTCGCTAAAGGAACCACTCTATCTATGATTACCTCCTCCTACTATGACCTGTATGTGAGGAGCTTGGTTTCCTACGTGCAGTCAAAGGGCAGAGAGATCAAGGTCGTGGTAGAGGGCAATAAGATAAGGGTAGTCTCTTCGGACTGGCGGGCCGAAGTGAAGTTGATTCCCTTCTTCTTCAGGTTCTCAACAGTTAGGTCGGTCCTACCTAGGCTTAACCCATACTTCAGTGAACAGGCATCACACTTCCTCAGGATAGCCCTAAGAGAGCTGAGACCTAAGTCCCTCAAAGAGCTGATCGAACTCTTAGACAAGAGCGACCTCATGGATAGGTTGCAGGTACACAGGAGTACTAGGGAAAACATAATGAGGGGACTCCATTCGCTTCACGAGACAGGCCTCTTCGACCTGAGGGCCGAGAGACTCCCACTGTCCCAGGCCGACGGAAGGCTTGTGGTGTTTGACCTCTACAACTTGGAGGCAGACGACTTCTCCCAGAAGGTGCTTGCGTATTACTTCTTGGACAGACTGTTCTCGAAAAGGGAGCAGGAGGTAAGGGAAGGCAGAGTGAGCGGGAGATACCTGGTGGTAATAGATGAGGCACACAGGTTCTTTCCATCCTCTAGGGGAGGTGACAACGACATATACTACGTCTCTCATGTAGCTGGGAAGGTCTCACAGATGATGAGACTGGGGAGGAGGAGGAAGGTGGGTTTCATCTTCGCCACACATGCCCCTGAGGACCTTAATGAGACGGTGGTTGAGCTATCCAACACGAAGGTTCTCTTCAGGATGGACAGGGGAACCGCCGAATCGCTTGGGCTGTCTAAGCAAGAGGCGTGGGAGCTCAGCTTAGAACAGAACGGAGTTGCGTACCTCCTCTCGCCTTGGTTGAGGGAGGGGAGGATCAAGATGAGAGTGCCCATTCCTCCTCCGCTAGGACACTATGACCTGTCGAGAACTTGA
- a CDS encoding DsrE family protein has product MRHGVLVGSNERSKLLYAAMETVIRASLGDEVTVFLTMDAVRAFTRNPVVTESTTSSRLAKEAGEDYLSHLRKAKTSGRAEVLACSYASKLFHLSKEDYIDVVDDVAGITTFVSQVDGQIVSVW; this is encoded by the coding sequence ATGAGGCATGGAGTTTTAGTAGGAAGCAACGAGCGGAGCAAGCTCCTCTACGCCGCGATGGAGACGGTAATAAGGGCTTCCCTTGGGGACGAGGTGACGGTATTCCTCACCATGGACGCAGTGAGGGCCTTCACGAGGAACCCTGTGGTGACAGAGTCTACCACTTCATCGAGGTTAGCTAAGGAGGCAGGAGAAGACTACTTATCGCACCTAAGGAAGGCGAAGACAAGTGGTAGGGCTGAGGTGCTAGCCTGCTCCTACGCTAGCAAGCTCTTCCACCTGAGCAAGGAGGACTACATTGACGTGGTGGACGACGTAGCTGGTATAACCACCTTCGTATCACAAGTTGACGGACAGATAGTCTCAGTGTGGTGA
- a CDS encoding AIR carboxylase family protein: MDIRETLLRFKRGEIDLEETVRNIRLTGLEKLGMDVLFDLGRKDRRDVPEIVLAEGKRPDTLLKIVSEVAKRSGCVVVSRLAVDQLNALLDGLSGADLEVEVNEIGKVAVVSTRGFTREKLQCKVGIVTAGTADVPVAEEASTIVEVMGCQVVKAYDRGVAGLKRAIDAAILMKREDVDVALVVAGMEGALGSVMASLLDVPVIGVPSSVGYGAGAGEKPRSSPCFRPVPSGWP; encoded by the coding sequence ATGGATATTCGAGAGACCCTCTTGAGGTTCAAGAGGGGAGAGATAGACTTAGAGGAGACGGTCAGGAACATCAGGTTGACGGGCCTCGAGAAATTGGGAATGGATGTCCTTTTCGACCTAGGTAGGAAAGATAGACGGGACGTGCCCGAGATTGTCTTGGCTGAGGGGAAGAGGCCTGACACACTACTGAAGATAGTGTCTGAAGTGGCGAAAAGGTCGGGTTGCGTAGTGGTATCTAGGTTGGCGGTAGATCAGTTGAATGCTCTCTTGGATGGACTCAGCGGGGCCGACCTCGAGGTCGAAGTGAACGAAATAGGGAAAGTAGCAGTGGTCAGCACTAGGGGCTTCACAAGAGAGAAGCTCCAATGCAAGGTGGGGATAGTGACCGCTGGGACGGCCGACGTGCCGGTGGCCGAGGAGGCGTCTACCATAGTGGAGGTCATGGGTTGCCAAGTCGTTAAGGCCTACGACAGGGGCGTCGCTGGACTCAAGAGGGCCATAGATGCTGCCATTCTTATGAAGAGAGAAGACGTCGATGTGGCGTTGGTGGTCGCGGGAATGGAAGGAGCTTTAGGATCAGTGATGGCCTCGCTCCTCGACGTGCCGGTCATAGGAGTACCTTCCTCGGTGGGCTACGGTGCTGGGGCAGGGGAGAAGCCGCGCTCCTCTCCATGCTTCAGGCCTGTCCCCTCGGGTTGGCCGTAG